In Dehalococcoidales bacterium, the genomic stretch CAAAGCATGCATAATGCGGTAAAAAAAGCCGACGCTCGGGTTGACCACACCGTTTTCTATTTTCGAGATATAGGATTTGTCCACGCCAAGCATTTTAGCCAGTTCCGCCTGCGTGATCTTTTCACTTTTCCGCGCGTCCAGAATTACCTGCCCGGTATAAAAGACATAAGCCTTTTCATCAAACCCGG encodes the following:
- a CDS encoding helix-turn-helix transcriptional regulator, with product GFDEKAYVFYTGQVILDARKSEKITQAELAKMLGVDKSYISKIENGVVNPSVGFFYRIMHALNLRIEITREVG